Genomic segment of Myxococcus stipitatus:
GAGGGGAGTCCGGCCTGAGAGGAAACATGTGGTCCTCCTGTGGCGAGGATGAACGGGAAGTCCTTGCGGGGGACGCACGAGCAGCCGGTGTGGTGGGGCGTGCGGTCGATGCCGTTTGCGCGGGCGGGGACAAGCGCTTCGGCTTCAGCGGGGCCATCGCGATCACTCCGGACATGGAGGTTGCGGCCCCGATACGTGCATCCCCGTTCTTCGGTTACACAGGCCTTCGAGTCCACCGCACCCGCCACGGCTCTTCCGGGAAGTATTCCGCGAAACGGCTGTTGTGGGTGGCGTAGTAGGTTCTTTCCACACTCCCGCCCTTTCCTTCGCCATGCGCATCCCGACCTTCATCTGCGCCGTCTCCGCCTTCCTGTTGAACTCCACCGCCGCCGTCGCCGCGGAGCCGGCCGTGCCGGCGACGCTGCCGCAGCTGGAGGCCTATACCGTTGATGCGTCCTGGTTGAAGCCCATGGAGCCGCTGCGCATCGCCGACCGCACCTGGCAGATCGGCACGCAGGAGCTGACCGCCCTGTTGGTGGAAACGCAGGAGGGCCTCGTGTTGTTGGATGGGGGCATGCCGCAGATGGCCGAGCACCTGCTCGCGAACCTGAAGCGTCGCGGCTTCGCGCCGAAGGACCTGCGCCTGATGCTGAGCAGCCACGCGCACACCGACCATGCCGGTCCCTTCGCCGAGCTGAAGCGCCGCACCGGCGCGCGAGTCGTCGCCAGCGCCGAGTCGGCGGTCCTGCTGGCACGTGGAGGCAGCGACGACCTGCACTACGGTGATTCCATCACCTTCCCACCCGTCGTGGCCGACCGCGTGGTCATGGACGGAGAGGTCGTCTCGCTGGGCGGTGTCGAGTTCACCGCGCACTTCATGCCGGGACACACCCCGGGCAGCATTGGCTGGACGTGGACCGATACCCGCGACGGCAAGCCGGTGCGCATCGCCTACGCAGACAGCCTCAGTGCCCCGGGTTATCAGTTGCTGGGACACCCGCGCTATCCGCGCATCGTCGAGGACTACCGGCGCAGCTTCGCCACCGTGCGCGCGCTGCCCTGTGATGTGTTGCTGACCCCGCATCCGGGCTCCAGCAACTGGAACTACGCGGCTGGCGCCGCGGCCGGTGCGAAGGCGATGAGCTGCAAGACCTACGCGGAGACCGCCGAGCGCAACTTCAACAAGCAGCTGGCGGAGCAGCGTGGCAAGGCGCGTTGAGTCTCGAGGTCTTGATGCTCAGGAGGAAGTGGCCCCCAGCTCCTCCCGAAGCCTCGCGATGTCTCGGGAGGGTGGTGCGCCGAACAGCCGGCTGTACTCGCGGCTGAACTGGGAGGGGCTCTCATAGCCCACGGAGTGTCCCGCCATCGCCGCGTCCATGGGACGGGCGAGCATCAGCCGGCGGGCCTCCTGGAGCCTCAGCTGCTTCTGGTATTGCAGCGGGCTCATCGACGTCACGGACTTGAAGTGCTGGTGGAGCGCGGACGGGCTCATGTGGACCGTGCGCGCCAGCTGCTCGATGCGCATGGGCGCGGCGTAGTTCTCCTTGATCCAATGGATGGCCCGGGTGACGGAGTGCAGCCGGCCGTCGGCCATGGCGATCCTCCGCAGCTTCGCGGTGGGGTCGTCGGCCAACAGCCGGTAGAGAATCTCGCGGATGAAGAGCGGCGCCAGCACCGGGATGTCTCGCGGCGTGTCCAGGAGCCGAACGAGGCGCGTCGCCGCATCCAGCAGTGATGCACCCACCGGGCCCAATGCCAGGCCTCGCGCCAGACCTCCCGCCGCAGGAGTCTCCAGCGCCGCCTCCAACATCATGTCGCCCAGCTGCCCGGGCTCCAGGTCTAACCGGAAGCAGAGATAGGGCCTCGTCGAGGACGCCTCCACGACCTGTCCCGTGACGGGAAGGTCCACGGACGCGACCAGGCACTGGTCCGACCCATAGACATACAGCTCGTCCGCCAGCAGGACCTGCTTGCGACCCTGCGCGACGATGCACAGCGCGGGCGCGTGCAGCACATGCAGCGGAGTGGTGGGCTCCGACGCTCGGATGAGGACCAGCCGAGGGATGGCCGTCGCATGGATGCCATCCGTGGGCGTGTGGCGCTTCATGAGCGTCGCCAGCACTTCCAGGTCAGGGCTCCGGGCGGGGATTGAGGGGCGGGCGGTCTTCATGGACGAGCGTCATAGTGCCGAACGGCGCGGAGCGCTCGTGGAGGATCAGGCAAGAGTCCACGAGCATCCGGATACCGCCTCCGAGGCCCGTCTTGAGAGGGTGCGCATGTCCCCCGATGACCGGGGCAATCCCACGAGGACATGCACATGACGACGAACATCCAAGGCAAGGTGGTGGCCATCACCGGAGCAAGCAGCGGCATCGGGGAGGCGGCGGCCCGACTGCTTGCCCGACAGGGCGCGAAGGTGGTGCTGGGCGCCCGTCGCGCGGAGCGACTGGAGGAGCTGGCCCGGGAGCTGAAGTCCCGGGGCGGCGAGGCGCGGGCACGCGCCGTGGACGTGACGAAGCGGGAGGATGTGGAGGCCTTCGTGGACTTCACGCTGAAGGAGTTCGGACGGCTGGACGTCCTCATCAACAACGCGGGCGTGATGCCGCTGTCTCGCCTGGAGATGCTGAAGGTGGATGAGTGGGACCGGATGATCGACGTGAACATCCGGGGCGTGCTGCACGGCATCGCGGCGGCGCTGCCGGTGATGAAGCGTCAGAAGGCGGGTCAGTTCATCAACCTGTCTTCCATTGGCGGCCACGCGGTGAGCCCGACGGCGGCGGTCTACTGCGCCACGAAGTTCGCCGTGCTGGCCATCTCGGAAGGACTGCGCCAGGAGGTGGGTGGGGACATCCGCGTGACGGTCATCTCCCCGGGCGTCACGACGTCCGAGCTGGCGGAGAGCATCAGCGATACGTCCGCCCGCGACCTGATGCGCGAGTTCCGCAAGGTCGCCATCCCCGCGGAGGCCATCGCGCACTCCATCAGCTACGCCATCAGCCAGCCCTCGGAAGTCGACGTCAGCGAAATCATCATCCGGCCCACCGCGAGCCCTTACTGATTCCTCGGCGCCGAGGTGCTGCCCGCTCCGCGATGCAGACGCGCGCTCCCAGGCCACGTCCGCGCTCCATCCCCTGGTGCGCGCGCTGAAGTGGCGTCGGCTGGGTCGGCTTGCTGAACGAAGAAGACATCCATGACGGTGTCCGAATCCGGCGAGTCCACCCTCCGGCGCGGTGCTAGCCTGCGTTCATGTCGACGCTTGCCAATGCCTCCGCGATTCCTGACGCGCATACGTGTGAGCAGGCGCGCCTCACGCGCGACCCACGCTTCGACGGGTTGTTCTTCACCGCGGTCACCAGCACCAGGATCTACTGCCGCCCCGTCTGTCCGGCGCCGACGGCCAAGCGCTTCACGTATTACGCGAGCGCCGCCGCAGCGGAAGCCGGCGGCTATCGGCCCTGCCTGCGATGTCGCCCGGAGCTGTCACCTGGCGACGGTACATGGCGTCGGGGCGATGCGCTGTTGGCGCGCGCCTTGAAACTGATTGAACAAGGCGTTCTCGACGAACAGCCCCTGTCGGCACTCGCCGAGCGCGTCGACATCGGCGAGCGCCAGCTGCGTCGGCTGTTCGTCGAACGCCTCGGCGTGTCGCCCATGGGGGTGCATGGCACGCGGCGCTTGTTGTTCGCCAAGCAGTTGCTGACGGAGACGGCAATGCCCATCACCGAGGTCGCGCTTGCGGCCGGTTTTGGCAGCCTGCGCCGCTTCAACGCCGCCTTCCTCGACGCCTATCGGATGGCCCCGCGCGACCTGCGCAAGCAGCGCGTCGAAGTTCCCGGCGAGACCTTGAAGCTGCGCCTGGGGTATCGCCCACCCTACGACTTCGTCGCGATGCTTGAGGTCCTGCGCGGGCGCGCGCTGCCCGGTGTCGAAGTGGTGGATGCCACGAGCTACTCGCGAGTGTTCGGCTCGAGCCATGCGCCGGGCTGGCTGCGGGTTTCGCAATGGCCTGCCTCGCATCGGCTGGCGGACGACCATGCGCTACAGCTCGAACTGCACGGCGCGCGCCCTTCGCAGATGCTGGAGATCATCCATCGGCTGCGACGCATGTTCGATCTCGACGCGGACCCGCGGGCCATCGCCGATGCGCTCGGCGCCGATGCGCGGCTGCGTCCGTTGCTGAAGCAACACGCGGGACTGCGCGTTCCCAGCGGCTGGGACGGATTCGAGAGCGCGGTGCTCGCGCTCATCGGCCCTCAGCGCGGCGTCGCCCGCGCACGCACGCTGGCGGCGCGACTGTCGCATCACTTCGGTCAGCCACTGCCGGCACCCCTCGTGCCTGGACTCGACCATCTCTTCCCCACGCCGGAGGCGCTGGCCGACGCCGACCTGGAGTCGGCCGGCCTGACACACGCGTGTGCGCGGACCCTCCGGGCCATGGCGCGCGCACTGCTGGAGGACC
This window contains:
- the bla gene encoding subclass B3 metallo-beta-lactamase gives rise to the protein MRIPTFICAVSAFLLNSTAAVAAEPAVPATLPQLEAYTVDASWLKPMEPLRIADRTWQIGTQELTALLVETQEGLVLLDGGMPQMAEHLLANLKRRGFAPKDLRLMLSSHAHTDHAGPFAELKRRTGARVVASAESAVLLARGGSDDLHYGDSITFPPVVADRVVMDGEVVSLGGVEFTAHFMPGHTPGSIGWTWTDTRDGKPVRIAYADSLSAPGYQLLGHPRYPRIVEDYRRSFATVRALPCDVLLTPHPGSSNWNYAAGAAAGAKAMSCKTYAETAERNFNKQLAEQRGKAR
- a CDS encoding AraC family transcriptional regulator — its product is MKTARPSIPARSPDLEVLATLMKRHTPTDGIHATAIPRLVLIRASEPTTPLHVLHAPALCIVAQGRKQVLLADELYVYGSDQCLVASVDLPVTGQVVEASSTRPYLCFRLDLEPGQLGDMMLEAALETPAAGGLARGLALGPVGASLLDAATRLVRLLDTPRDIPVLAPLFIREILYRLLADDPTAKLRRIAMADGRLHSVTRAIHWIKENYAAPMRIEQLARTVHMSPSALHQHFKSVTSMSPLQYQKQLRLQEARRLMLARPMDAAMAGHSVGYESPSQFSREYSRLFGAPPSRDIARLREELGATSS
- a CDS encoding SDR family oxidoreductase, whose translation is MTTNIQGKVVAITGASSGIGEAAARLLARQGAKVVLGARRAERLEELARELKSRGGEARARAVDVTKREDVEAFVDFTLKEFGRLDVLINNAGVMPLSRLEMLKVDEWDRMIDVNIRGVLHGIAAALPVMKRQKAGQFINLSSIGGHAVSPTAAVYCATKFAVLAISEGLRQEVGGDIRVTVISPGVTTSELAESISDTSARDLMREFRKVAIPAEAIAHSISYAISQPSEVDVSEIIIRPTASPY
- a CDS encoding AlkA N-terminal domain-containing protein is translated as MSTLANASAIPDAHTCEQARLTRDPRFDGLFFTAVTSTRIYCRPVCPAPTAKRFTYYASAAAAEAGGYRPCLRCRPELSPGDGTWRRGDALLARALKLIEQGVLDEQPLSALAERVDIGERQLRRLFVERLGVSPMGVHGTRRLLFAKQLLTETAMPITEVALAAGFGSLRRFNAAFLDAYRMAPRDLRKQRVEVPGETLKLRLGYRPPYDFVAMLEVLRGRALPGVEVVDATSYSRVFGSSHAPGWLRVSQWPASHRLADDHALQLELHGARPSQMLEIIHRLRRMFDLDADPRAIADALGADARLRPLLKQHAGLRVPSGWDGFESAVLALIGPQRGVARARTLAARLSHHFGQPLPAPLVPGLDHLFPTPEALADADLESAGLTHACARTLRAMARALLEDHVDFKPERTLDDFTARWGALPGIGPRTAQDLALRVLGHPDAFPADDRVLRRAVPNDGSRMSTKALTARAEAWRPWRAYAVMHLWKDSMGPAKATSRASPPSTNIPVKTTLLERTPPRARQPGRRR